The following proteins are co-located in the Desulfonauticus submarinus genome:
- a CDS encoding DUF3536 domain-containing protein, with product MNIKKYFATTYHHSILPLLTPFEQEIEITWGIYKFIKQNKTNPIGIIFPEYAFNLNTLSIAAKKNISFSLISPGQIKKIRYVNELKWHPANKTNLYNIKSAYVKLPEEDIINLLVVPKYIWNNKKYHLNYKEDNFKNSSYEIKIYENTSIGCKYGLKCWKEECTCKSSNQNDFHQHWKKPLRRALNLVKYYIDESFFTLGKNYFIDPRQALLNYGKLILGLQSKDLFVKKYIYNQNLNTAFQLLEMESLCLNMFSSYIWQSRDISSSRVQQNLKLALMAIYTLERISGIYILNNFLEILEEAISNNHHIGNGRFLVEHYILPKLKKSSSI from the coding sequence TTGAACATAAAAAAATATTTTGCAACTACATATCATCACTCTATTTTGCCCTTATTAACTCCTTTTGAACAAGAAATAGAAATTACTTGGGGCATATATAAATTTATAAAACAAAATAAAACCAACCCTATAGGGATAATCTTTCCAGAATATGCCTTTAATCTCAACACTCTATCCATAGCTGCCAAAAAAAATATTAGTTTTAGCCTCATATCCCCCGGCCAAATAAAAAAGATACGTTATGTCAATGAATTAAAGTGGCATCCTGCAAATAAAACTAACTTATACAATATAAAATCTGCTTATGTTAAATTACCTGAAGAAGATATCATCAACTTACTAGTTGTTCCTAAATATATTTGGAACAATAAAAAATATCACTTAAACTATAAAGAAGATAATTTTAAAAATTCAAGTTATGAAATAAAAATATATGAAAATACTTCTATTGGATGTAAATATGGACTTAAATGTTGGAAAGAGGAGTGTACATGCAAGTCATCTAACCAAAATGATTTTCACCAACATTGGAAAAAACCTTTAAGACGAGCATTAAATTTGGTAAAATATTATATCGATGAATCTTTTTTTACTTTGGGTAAAAATTATTTTATAGATCCACGTCAAGCCTTACTAAATTATGGCAAATTGATTTTGGGCCTACAAAGCAAAGACTTGTTTGTAAAAAAATATATCTATAATCAAAATCTCAACACAGCTTTCCAGCTTTTAGAAATGGAAAGTCTATGCTTAAACATGTTCTCAAGTTATATTTGGCAAAGTAGGGATATAAGCTCATCTAGAGTTCAACAAAATTTAAAACTTGCATTAATGGCCATTTATACTTTAGAAAGAATAAGTGGAATTTATATCTTAAACAATTTTTTAGAAATATTAGAAGAAGCAATATCTAACAACCACCATATAGGAAACGGACGTTTTTTGGTAGAACATTATATTCTACCAAAATTAAAAAAGTCTAGTAGTATCTAA
- a CDS encoding HDOD domain-containing protein: MGMIEVKDLTPGMILADDIKTVNGRLILPKGLKLEEKHIEHLKSWGINKVNITGSTNLNTGKIKINQKDLNKLENYLSPLFAYNDFSHPFVKSVYYLSLARLAQRYLNGWRLPNIESYIPVDDGSYKDLFPKDEVSFTVLVQKEVELVSFPDIYFKIVEAINSPKSSAEYIAKIVSKDPSLSAKLLRLVNSPFYGLTQKVETISRAIAIIGADELSTLALGITAINVFKDIPEKLIDMRSFWLHSIGVGVFAKLLAQRSHLEPEKYFVAGLLHDIGRLILFKHIPRLATEALIFSYSNLIPLVEAEREVIGFDHALVGNSLIQAWNLPSTLGKAIKLHHFPGQFTEIEDAIIHLADFLTVGMHIVEKGSIIVPQLNKSVCKIINLSKDELKSLVNRALQEIEETVKIFL, encoded by the coding sequence ATGGGGATGATAGAAGTAAAAGACCTAACCCCTGGCATGATCTTGGCCGATGATATAAAAACAGTAAATGGTAGGCTAATTCTGCCAAAAGGTTTGAAATTAGAGGAAAAACATATAGAACACCTTAAATCATGGGGAATAAATAAGGTGAATATTACTGGAAGCACTAATCTTAATACAGGTAAAATAAAAATAAACCAAAAAGACTTAAATAAATTAGAAAATTATTTATCACCTCTTTTTGCTTATAATGACTTCAGTCATCCTTTTGTAAAAAGTGTTTATTATCTATCCTTAGCTAGGCTGGCACAAAGATATTTAAATGGCTGGAGACTACCGAACATAGAAAGTTATATCCCAGTCGACGATGGTTCTTATAAAGATCTCTTTCCAAAAGATGAAGTAAGTTTTACTGTTCTAGTCCAAAAGGAAGTAGAGCTGGTTTCTTTCCCTGACATATATTTTAAAATAGTAGAGGCGATCAATTCTCCTAAAAGCTCTGCTGAATATATTGCTAAAATTGTAAGTAAAGATCCTAGTCTTTCTGCTAAATTACTCCGTTTAGTAAATAGCCCATTTTATGGGCTAACTCAAAAAGTAGAAACTATTTCCAGAGCTATTGCAATTATAGGCGCTGATGAATTATCTACTCTTGCTCTAGGCATCACTGCTATAAATGTTTTTAAAGACATCCCAGAAAAACTTATTGATATGCGTTCTTTCTGGCTGCACTCTATTGGAGTTGGGGTATTTGCGAAACTATTAGCTCAAAGAAGTCATTTAGAACCAGAAAAATATTTTGTAGCTGGGCTTCTACACGATATAGGAAGACTTATACTCTTTAAACATATCCCCAGGTTAGCAACAGAGGCTTTAATCTTTTCTTATTCTAACTTAATCCCTTTAGTAGAAGCTGAACGGGAGGTCATAGGATTTGACCATGCTTTAGTTGGAAATTCTCTTATTCAAGCTTGGAACCTACCTTCTACATTAGGAAAAGCTATTAAACTACACCATTTTCCAGGCCAATTTACAGAAATAGAAGATGCTATAATCCATTTAGCAGACTTCTTAACCGTGGGCATGCATATCGTTGAAAAAGGTTCTATTATTGTACCTCAATTAAATAAGTCTGTCTGTAAAATTATTAACTTAAGTAAGGATGAACTAAAATCTTTAGTAAATAGGGCCTTGCAAGAAATCGAAGAGACTGTAAAAATTTTTCTTTAA
- a CDS encoding DUF721 domain-containing protein, with product MEDFYKFLNKTIKNKEKLKLVILWKKWEEVLGLPLAEYVLPLGHQERVLIVGSEDALVLQEAHFVSQEILLRVNNFLGEQVFDKVRVKLLRGKTPLNRIKVSAPELRRYVIKKPKNLGSVGQELKKYPKIFEYYQSYVAYWDAVSARKEERNGRCNRN from the coding sequence GTGGAAGATTTTTATAAGTTTCTAAATAAAACTATTAAAAATAAGGAAAAGTTAAAATTGGTGATTCTTTGGAAAAAATGGGAGGAAGTATTGGGATTGCCTTTAGCTGAGTATGTGCTTCCTTTAGGACATCAAGAAAGGGTGCTTATAGTGGGTTCTGAGGATGCACTCGTGCTTCAAGAAGCTCATTTTGTGAGTCAGGAAATACTACTAAGAGTAAATAATTTTTTAGGAGAGCAAGTCTTTGACAAAGTGCGGGTTAAGTTGTTAAGAGGTAAAACCCCACTGAATAGGATAAAAGTCTCAGCCCCTGAATTAAGGAGATATGTAATAAAAAAACCTAAAAATTTGGGCAGTGTTGGGCAAGAATTGAAAAAGTATCCAAAAATTTTTGAATACTATCAAAGTTATGTTGCCTACTGGGATGCAGTAAGTGCACGAAAGGAGGAGAGAAATGGGAGATGTAATCGAAATTAA
- a CDS encoding glycosyltransferase, with protein sequence MKLKILFLTQGGETLPSVRFRVLPFIHIWKNQGIDVSYFKLPKTLIKKIPFYFKLPKADVIILQKKLVSKSELFLIKTKAKKICFDFDDAVWTSHPSVKLTLKIKKKNFKNRTRLLNIVKNADLVICGNQYLCSNIWDFTPNTLILPTSIDIDKYCPTLQEKTEKKNFVVGWIGTNSNIFFMKNIFESIKKIEGIQIKVVSNKNLNVNLPRGVIFEIWDANREVEQIRSFNIGLMPLLDDEYTRGKCGFKIIQYMSCGVVPIASDVGFNRDIISHGQDGFLVKKEHEWIKYIQMLREDVSLQKKMSTNARKKIEKNFNIKNSASILLRKIQSLL encoded by the coding sequence ATGAAGTTAAAAATACTTTTTTTGACTCAGGGTGGAGAGACCCTTCCCAGTGTACGTTTTAGGGTTTTACCTTTTATCCATATATGGAAAAATCAAGGAATAGATGTTTCTTATTTTAAGTTACCCAAGACGCTTATAAAAAAAATTCCTTTTTATTTTAAGCTACCAAAGGCGGATGTTATTATTTTACAGAAAAAATTGGTGTCAAAAAGTGAGCTATTCTTGATAAAAACAAAGGCGAAAAAGATATGTTTTGATTTTGATGATGCGGTATGGACTTCTCATCCGTCGGTTAAGTTGACTTTAAAGATAAAGAAGAAAAATTTTAAAAATAGAACAAGATTACTCAATATCGTAAAGAATGCAGATTTAGTTATTTGTGGCAATCAATATTTATGTTCTAATATTTGGGATTTTACCCCAAATACTTTGATATTACCCACTTCTATAGATATAGATAAATATTGTCCAACTCTCCAGGAAAAAACAGAAAAAAAGAATTTTGTGGTGGGATGGATAGGAACTAATTCAAATATTTTTTTTATGAAAAATATATTTGAGTCTATTAAAAAGATAGAAGGAATACAGATTAAAGTAGTATCTAATAAAAATTTAAATGTTAATTTGCCAAGAGGTGTTATTTTTGAAATTTGGGATGCAAACAGAGAGGTAGAACAAATACGATCTTTTAATATAGGATTGATGCCTTTATTAGATGATGAATATACCCGAGGTAAATGTGGCTTTAAGATTATTCAGTATATGTCTTGCGGAGTTGTCCCGATTGCTTCTGATGTTGGTTTTAATCGCGATATTATTTCCCATGGCCAAGATGGTTTTTTGGTAAAGAAAGAGCATGAGTGGATAAAATATATTCAAATGTTAAGAGAAGATGTATCATTGCAGAAAAAAATGAGTACAAATGCTAGAAAAAAGATTGAAAAGAATTTCAATATAAAAAACAGTGCTAGTATTTTATTAAGGAAAATCCAAAGTTTGCTATAG
- a CDS encoding bifunctional riboflavin kinase/FAD synthetase → MAKIISSLNQINNNIHCSCATIGNFDGVHIGHQTLIKKVCARAKAINATSVVVTFDPHPLRVLVDSKTPPFITLTEQKLQLISDLGVDYIFCIPFTKKLASLEPKEFVKIYLVNGLKLKELIIGYDYAFGKNRKGNFNLLKKLGEEFGFRVEQLSPVMYKGAIVSSTRIRDLIQAGKVWEARPLLGRFYQVKGTVIEGKKRGARLLFPTANIALKDELFPKLGVYAVWVELDTNILPGVANIGYNPTFGNEYLSVEVHILNFNQNIYGKTINVHFVQRLRNEKKFSSIQELKEQIQKDILLGKKILSQPEAVI, encoded by the coding sequence ATGGCCAAAATTATTTCTAGTCTAAATCAGATTAACAACAATATCCATTGTTCTTGCGCCACAATAGGCAATTTTGATGGAGTACATATTGGTCATCAAACCCTTATTAAAAAAGTTTGTGCTCGCGCTAAAGCCATTAATGCTACAAGCGTAGTGGTAACATTCGATCCACATCCTTTACGCGTTTTAGTTGATAGTAAAACTCCTCCTTTTATTACTCTAACAGAGCAAAAGCTACAGCTCATCTCTGATTTAGGAGTTGATTATATATTTTGCATCCCTTTTACCAAAAAACTAGCATCACTTGAACCCAAAGAATTTGTCAAAATATATCTTGTAAATGGTCTAAAGCTAAAAGAATTAATTATTGGTTATGATTATGCTTTTGGTAAGAATAGGAAAGGAAATTTTAATCTCCTAAAAAAATTGGGAGAAGAATTCGGTTTTCGTGTAGAACAACTTTCTCCTGTAATGTATAAAGGAGCTATTGTAAGCTCTACTAGAATAAGAGATCTTATTCAAGCAGGCAAAGTATGGGAAGCTCGCCCTCTTTTGGGACGCTTCTATCAAGTAAAAGGGACTGTTATTGAAGGTAAAAAAAGAGGCGCTAGATTACTTTTCCCCACTGCAAATATTGCTCTTAAAGACGAGCTATTCCCTAAATTAGGAGTTTATGCAGTATGGGTTGAGCTAGACACTAATATCCTTCCTGGTGTTGCAAATATTGGTTATAACCCAACATTTGGCAATGAATATCTCTCTGTAGAAGTCCATATCTTAAATTTTAATCAAAATATATATGGCAAAACCATAAATGTACACTTTGTACAAAGATTAAGGAATGAGAAAAAATTTTCTTCTATTCAAGAATTAAAAGAACAAATTCAAAAAGATATTTTATTGGGGAAAAAAATTTTAAGCCAACCAGAAGCAGTTATATAA
- a CDS encoding chloride channel protein, with the protein MFNFIKQVWKESLNVYKIVANARWLILGTITGALSGVAAILFFAGVEGVKFILLHSFAGIEMPAPAGEEIFHGILGPYRPWLIPIFTTCAGLITGWLIVKFAPKCIEGGTDGTDSMIKAFHYNDGLIKPIVAFIRGATSILTIGTGGSAGREGPISLIGAGIGSYLAQKFKLSPQERRLLLLTGAAGGLGAIFRAPLGGALTAVEVIYREDFEAEAILPAVTSSVVAYTIFTLAFGSEPIFGIPRFIFHDPRELLFYAALAFFCAFTGQFYVKTFYFIKYKIFWPLKNKLGIPLTLGLGGLTMGILGSIFPNLLSGGYGWLEMAMLGKLSILTMCLILIGKTIATSLTLGSGMSGGMFAPALFVGGMSGGIIGFMGQNLYPEIITQPGAFVLVGMAAFFAGIANAPIGPLIMVCEFSQGYGLLAPLMLSSAICLVLNRNVSLYENQVHNKFESPAHIDDATINILENLKVKDYYQPKKVGTFEEGSSFRAMLDVVAHSNDFYFPVRGEDDTITGIVSVQDLRRILFEDVLGDLLVAKDVARKAVTVTTEDNLYTTLVKFLETNFGQLPVLDPQDKTKVLGLISREDVFKALHRAPKKIA; encoded by the coding sequence ATGTTTAATTTTATAAAACAAGTTTGGAAAGAAAGTTTAAATGTATATAAGATTGTAGCTAATGCTAGATGGCTCATCTTAGGAACAATCACAGGGGCCTTATCAGGAGTTGCCGCAATTTTATTTTTTGCTGGTGTAGAAGGTGTAAAATTTATACTTCTTCATAGTTTTGCAGGTATTGAAATGCCAGCCCCTGCAGGAGAAGAAATTTTTCATGGGATATTAGGACCTTACCGCCCGTGGCTTATCCCAATTTTTACAACATGTGCTGGTCTAATTACTGGCTGGCTAATTGTTAAATTTGCGCCCAAATGTATTGAAGGTGGAACAGATGGAACAGATAGCATGATAAAAGCATTTCATTATAATGATGGCCTAATAAAACCCATTGTAGCTTTTATTAGAGGAGCTACTTCCATTTTAACCATTGGAACAGGTGGAAGTGCAGGTAGAGAAGGCCCTATCTCTCTTATAGGAGCAGGTATTGGTTCATATCTTGCCCAAAAATTTAAACTTTCTCCTCAAGAAAGACGTCTCTTGCTTTTAACTGGAGCTGCTGGAGGACTTGGAGCTATCTTTAGAGCCCCATTAGGAGGAGCCTTAACCGCAGTAGAAGTAATTTACAGAGAAGATTTTGAGGCAGAGGCAATTTTACCTGCAGTAACATCTTCTGTGGTAGCTTACACTATTTTTACTTTAGCATTTGGAAGTGAACCTATATTTGGGATTCCAAGATTTATTTTCCATGATCCTAGAGAACTCCTTTTTTATGCTGCCCTGGCATTTTTCTGTGCCTTTACTGGACAATTTTATGTAAAAACTTTTTACTTTATAAAATATAAAATATTTTGGCCTCTTAAAAATAAACTTGGCATCCCCCTAACTTTAGGGCTAGGTGGTTTAACAATGGGCATTTTGGGAAGTATTTTCCCAAACTTACTAAGTGGAGGATACGGCTGGCTAGAAATGGCAATGCTCGGCAAGCTTTCCATATTAACTATGTGCCTAATACTAATTGGAAAAACAATTGCAACGTCTCTTACTTTAGGCTCTGGAATGAGTGGGGGTATGTTTGCTCCAGCGCTTTTTGTAGGAGGAATGTCTGGCGGCATAATTGGTTTTATGGGACAAAATCTATATCCAGAGATAATTACACAGCCAGGAGCCTTTGTATTAGTAGGCATGGCTGCTTTTTTTGCTGGCATTGCCAATGCTCCTATTGGACCTCTTATTATGGTATGTGAATTTTCTCAAGGATATGGCCTACTTGCACCATTAATGCTCAGCTCTGCAATCTGTCTAGTATTAAATAGAAATGTCTCTCTTTATGAAAATCAAGTTCACAATAAATTTGAGTCTCCTGCTCATATTGATGATGCAACTATAAATATTTTAGAAAATCTAAAAGTAAAAGATTACTATCAACCCAAAAAAGTTGGTACATTTGAAGAAGGTTCTTCTTTTAGGGCCATGTTAGACGTGGTAGCCCATAGTAATGACTTTTACTTTCCTGTGCGAGGAGAAGATGACACAATCACTGGCATCGTTTCTGTACAAGACTTAAGAAGGATCTTATTTGAAGATGTACTAGGCGACTTATTAGTAGCCAAAGACGTAGCCAGAAAAGCTGTTACAGTAACTACAGAAGATAATCTCTATACCACCTTAGTAAAATTTTTAGAAACTAATTTTGGACAATTGCCAGTATTAGATCCACAAGACAAAACCAAGGTACTGGGCCTAATATCCAGAGAAGATGTCTTTAAAGCCCTTCATAGGGCA